The following proteins are encoded in a genomic region of Huiozyma naganishii CBS 8797 chromosome 9, complete genome:
- the YEF3 gene encoding translation elongation factor EF-3 (similar to Saccharomyces cerevisiae YEF3 (YLR249W) and HEF3 (YNL014W); ancestral locus Anc_1.391) has translation MSDSQESIQILEELFQKLSTADAGSRQEVATDVSSFLNGNIIEHDIPEHFFNELKKAAKDKKTAANILAAITHICSEANLSPSVEPFMVDLVEGICEKTGDKEKELQTLASECLIAVVKAINPVAIKALLPHLTVRLSESNKWQEKVAVLAAITALVDAAKEQVALRMPELIPVLSEAMWDTKKEVKSAATATMTKATETVQNKDIDRFIPELIGCIADPKLVPETVHLLGATTFVAEVTPATLSIMVPLLSRGLAERDTSIKRKAAVIIDNMCKLVEDPQVVAPFLGKLLPGLKGNFSTIADPEAREVTLRALKTLKRVGNVGDDDSLPEVSHAGDVSTTLALIEKLLANEKVAPRFKIVVEYIAALAADLIDERVIDQPTWFNQITPYMTIFMHERNAKEVLDEYRKLAVDNIPTGPSFDDEEDEGEDLCNCEFSLAYGAKILLNKTQLRLKRGRRYGLCGPNGAGKSTLMRAIANGQVDGFPTQEECRTVYVEHDIDGTKADTSVVDFVFEGDVGTREEIIAKLKEFGFSDEMIAMPIASLSGGWKMKLALARAVLKNADILLLDEPTNHLDTVNVAWLVNYLNTCGITSITVSHDSGFLDKICQYIIHYEGLKLRKYKGNLSELVKRVPAAKSYYELGASDLEFRFPEPGYLEGVKTKQKAIVKVSDMTFQYPGTSKPQIKDVTFQCSLSSRIAVIGPNGAGKSTLINVLTGELLPTSGEVYTHENCRIAYIKQHAFAHIEAHLDKTPSEYIQWRFQTGEDRETMDRANRQINENDAEAMNKIFKIEGTPRRIQEILARRKFKNTYEYECSFLLGENIGMKSERWVPMMSVDNAWLPRGELIESHSKMVAEVDMKEALASGQFRALTRKEIEQHCAMLGLDAELVSHSRIRGLSGGQKVKLVLAAGTWQRPHLIVLDEPTNYLDRDSLGALSKALKAFEGGVIIITHSAEFTKDLTEEVWAVKDGIMTPSGHNWVTGQGAGPRIEKKEDEEDKFDGMGNKISGGKKKKKLSSAELRKKKKDRMKKKKEMGDAYVSSDEEDF, from the coding sequence atgtCCGACTCTCAGGAATCAATCCAGATTCTGGAAgaacttttccaaaaactttcCACCGCTGATGCTGGTTCCAGACAAGAGGTCGCTACCGACGTttcgtccttcttgaacgGCAACATCATTGAGCATGACATTCCTGAacacttcttcaacgagttgaagaaggccgctaaggacaagaagaccGCTGCTAACATCTTAGCCGCTATCACTCACATCTGTAGTGAGGCTAACTTGTCCCCATCTGTCGAGCCATTCATGGTCGACCTTGTCGAAGGTATCTGTGAAAAGACCGGTGACAAGGAGAAAGAGTTGCAAACTTTGGCCTCTGAATGTTTGATTGCCGTCGTTAAGGCTATCAACCCAGTCGCTATCAAGGCTTTGTTGCCTCACTTGACCGTTAGATTGTCTGAGTCTAACAAATGGCAAGAGAAGGTCGCCGTCTTGGCCGCCATTACCGCTTTGGTCGACGCCGCTAAGGAGCAAGTCGCTCTAAGAATGCCAGAATTGATTCCTGTCTTGTCCGAAGCCATGTGGGACACAAAGAAGGAGGTCAAATCGGCTGCTACCGCCACCATGACCAAGGCCACTGAAACCGTCCAGAACAAGGATATTGACCGTTTCATCCCAGAATTGATCGGCTGTATCGCTGACCCTAAGTTGGTCCCAGAAACCGTCCACTTGTTGGGTGCCACCACTTTCGTCGCTGAAGTCACTCCAGCTACTCTGTCCATCATGGTCCCATTGTTGTCCAGAGGTTTGGCCGAGAGAGACACTTCCATCAAGCGTAAAGCTGCTGTCATTATCGACAACATGTGTAAGCTGGTCGAAGACCCTCAAGTTGTTGCTCCTTTCTTGGGTAAGTTGTTGCCGGGTTTGAAGGGTAACTTCTCCACCATTGCTGACCCAGAAGCCCGTGAAGTTACTTTGAGAGCTttgaagactttgaagagagtCGGTAACGTCGGTGACGATGACTCCCTTCCAGAAGTCTCCCACGCCGGTGACGTCTCCACCACTTTGGCTTTGATCGAGAAGCTGTTGGCTAACGAAAAGGTCGCTCCAAGATTCAAGATCGTCGTCGAATACATTGCCGCTTTGGCCGCCGACTTGATCGACGAAAGAGTCATTGATCAACCAACGTGGTTCAACCAGATCACCCCATATATGACCATCTTCATGCACGAAAGAAACGCCAAGGAAGTCTTGGACGAATACAGAAAGTTGGCCGTCGACAACATTCCAACTGGTCCATCTttcgatgacgaagaagacgaaggTGAAGACTTGTGTAACTGTGAGTTCTCCTTGGCTTACGGTGCCAagatcttgttgaacaagactCAATTGAGATTGAAGAGAGGTAGAAGATACGGTCTATGTGGTCCAAACGGTGCTGGTAAGTCTACCTTGATGAGAGCTATCGCCAACGGTCAAGTTGACGGTTTCCCAACTCAAGAAGAATGTAGAACCGTCTACGTCGAGCACGACATTGATGGTACCAAGGCTGACACCTCCGTCGTCGACTTCGTCTTCGAAGGTGACGTCGGTACCAGAGAAGAGATTATCGCtaagttgaaggagttcGGCTTCTCCGACGAAATGATCGCTATGCCAATTGCCTCCCTATCTGGTGGTTGGAAGATGAAGTTGGCCTTGGCCAGAGCCGTCTTGAAGAACGCCGATATCCTGTTGTTGGATGAACCAACTAACCATTTGGATACCGTCAACGTCGCTTGGTTGGTCAACTACTTGAACACCTGTGGTATCACCTCCATCACTGTGTCTCACGACTCCGGTTTCTTGGACAAGATCTGTCAATACATTATCCATTACGAAGGTTTGAAGTTGAGAAAGTACAAGGGTAACCTATCTGAGTTGGTCAAGAGAGTCCCAGCCGCTAAGTCCTACTACGAATTGGGTGCCTCCGACTTGGAGTTCAGATTCCCTGAGCCAGGTTACTTGGAAGGTGTCAAGACCAAGCAAAAGGCTATCGTCAAGGTCTCCGACATGACTTTCCAATACCCAGGTACCTCCAAGCCTCAAATCAAGGACGTTACTTTCCAATGTTCCTTGTCTTCGAGAATTGCCGTCATTGGTCCAAACGGTGCTGGTAAGTCCACTTTGATTAACGTTTTGACCGGTGAATTGTTGCCAACCTCTGGTGAAGTCTACACCCACGAGAACTGTAGAATTGCCTACATTAAGCAACACGCTTTCGCTCACATCGAAGCCCATTTGGACAAGACTCCATCTGAGTACATCCAATGGAGATTCCAAACCGGTGAGGACAGAGAAACCATGGACAGAGCTAACAGACAGATTAACGAGAACGATGCTGAAGCCATGAacaagatcttcaagatcgAAGGTACTCCAAGAAGAATCCAAGAAATTCTAGCCAGAAGAAAGTTCAAGAACACCTACGAGTACGAGTGTTCCTTCTTGTTGGGTGAAAACATTGGTATGAAGTCCGAGAGATGGGTTCCAATGATGTCTGTTGACAACGCTTGGTTGCCAAGAGGTGAATTGATCGAATCTCACTCTAAGATGGTCGCTGAAGTGGACATGAAGGAAGCTTTGGCTTCTGGTCAATTCCGTGCTCTAACGAGAAAGGAAATTGAACAGCACTGTGCCATGTTGGGTCTAGACGCCGAATTGGTTTCTCACTCGAGAATCAGAGGTTTGTCTGGTGGTCAAAAGGTCAAGTTGGTCTTGGCTGCCGGTACATGGCAAAGACCTCATTTGATCGTCTTGGATGAGCCTACTAACTATTTGGACAGAGACTCTTTGGGTGCTTTGTCCAAGGCTCTAAAGGCTTTCGAAGGTGGTGTTATCATCATTACTCACTCTGCTGAATTCACCAAGGACTTGACTGAAGAAGTCTGGGCCGTCAAGGACGGTATTATGACCCCATCCGGTCACAACTGGGTCACTGGTCAAGGTGCTGGTCCAAGAATcgaaaagaaggaagacgaagaggacaAGTTCGACGGTATGGGTAACAAGATTTCCGGTggtaagaagaagaagaagctgtCGTCTGCTGAAttgagaaagaagaagaaggacagaatgaagaagaagaaggaaatgGGTGACGCTTACGTGTCCTCCGACGAAGAAGACTTCTAA